One region of Populus trichocarpa isolate Nisqually-1 chromosome 4, P.trichocarpa_v4.1, whole genome shotgun sequence genomic DNA includes:
- the LOC18097890 gene encoding uncharacterized protein LOC18097890 yields MAPPPGPYSGTSTLALVARVSAFSLGLVYGSVKLKYLQAKAKSQKKAEAKAHH; encoded by the exons atGGCGCCGCCTCCTGGACCTTACTCTGGTACCAGCACTCTCGCTTTG GTGGCTCGTGTTTCTGCTTTCTCTTTGGGTCTCGTCTACGGGAGTGTGAAGCTAAAGTATCTCCAG GCAAAGGCAAAGTCACAAAAGAAAGCTGAAGCAAAGGCTCatcattaa